The Calypte anna isolate BGI_N300 chromosome 9, bCalAnn1_v1.p, whole genome shotgun sequence sequence GCATAAGGGGAGGAGGATGATCCTGGGCTGAGGTGTGCAAAGCTCTGCAAGTGTTTCTCTTGGCTGGAAGTCTGGAAatccccagggcagctctggccaagctctgccagggacctttccctgccctggagaagcttccatttccttttattttattttattttatttttttaaagttactccCATAAGACAGTAGCCAggaaacccttttttttttttttttttgttttgttttgtttttttgtgtgtgtgttgttttgtttagtgTATATAACAACATCTACCTATAGGTAGTCTTTTTAGGGTGTATGTGCTACCCCTACACACACGTATCTATGGAGTAAATCCCTAGGAGGGGGTTAGCAGTGTCCCTAACACCCAGACACCCCCAGGGGACATATCGCGGGTATCGCTCTATCGCTGACCCCCCCCAGCTGAGCAAGGGAACCCGGTTGGTTCTACACGGGGCTTGGTGGGGGTGGAACCGGCAGCAGGGGCGGGAGCTCCATCGGAACCTCCCCCTCTCATggtttccccccccttctctttcGGGGCGGTGCTTCCCGCCGGGTCACGCCGATCCCGCCGCGATGTCGGGCCGCGGGCTGGAACCCGACAGGTgagcggggctggggggcactgggggtaCCGCCTgaccccccccctccacctcccgggatcctccccagcatccccgGGGCCTGCCCGCCATCCCCCGGCCACTCCCACCCCTATAATCCCTTTCCCTGCATCCTCCCCCCAACCCCTCTCGatgccccccagcccctctcgATGCCCACCTGCccccccccagcatcctccCCATCACTCCCCCCAtccttccagctctgtccccttccccccccGCATTCTTCCAGCCTCGCCCCAtcccccctcctcatcccccagcatcctcctgtctcctccatccccccttatttccacctcccccccccttccaatcgccattacccctcatcccTGGCCCCCAGCGAAGGATCCCAACCCCACACCCCCcattcctcccctccccagcaacACCCGCAGCGCTTTGGGGGCGGGGGGCTGGGTTTGCACCTGCAGCAGGGACTTTCCCCCGCTCCCTAAACCCCGGCCAGGGCTCTGCTCCGCATCCTCCCCGACGCCAAACAAAAGCCGAGGCCGAGCCAGCAGCTTTCCCGCCCCGACGGCCCCCCCGCTCCGCCCCGGGGCTCCGCtccggccccggccccgctccgTTCCCGCTCCGCCTCCCTCCGCGGCTCCGCTCCGCGCGTTCCCGCTCTGCCTTCATCCACGGCTCCGCTGCCCCCGGCGGCTCCGCTACCTCCCTCCCCCACGGCCCCGCTCCGCGCGTTCCCGCTCCGCTTCCATCCGCGGCTCCGCTCCGCGCGTTCCCGCTCCGCTTCCATCCGCGGCTCCGCTCCCCCGCCAGCTCCGCTCCGCTTCCCCGCCCCCCCCCCGGGCTCCGCTCCGGCTCCGCTCCCGCTCCGCTTCCCCCCCCCTCGGCCCCGCTCCGCTGCCACTCCGCTTCTCCCCCCCCGGCTCCGCTCCCGCTCCGcgtcccccccctccctggatCCGCTCCCGCTCCGcgtcccccccctccctggatCCGCTCCCgctcctcttccccccccctcgGCCCCGCTCCGCTCCTGCTCTCGCTCcgcttccccctccccccccgaCTCCGCTCTGGCTCCGCTCCCGCTccgcttcccccccccctctgccccGCTCCGCTTCCCCCCCTCCCGGGCTCCGCTGCGGCTCCGCTTCCCCCCGCGGCTCCGCTCCGCGCAGCCCCTCCGGTGTTGTTGGTTCCCCGGGGGGGGCACCTGACAGCTCTTTAGAACCGaaccttctttctctctttcccccttccccacccctccccgccccgctttggtttttgggggttggAAAGCAAGATCGcaccccccccagctctgtttttttgggggggatcgGGGCTGGCAGtgccttttctcccctttttagTTCATCGTGGGCAGTAATTCCTTACACCGAACAGGgcttgttggattttttttttccctccttgtttttctcctctccagcgtattatttattttttttttattatttttttttttttaaatttaggatGAGGGAAATGCAGCTGCAAGGGGCCAAGCCTGCTGCAGGCAAACCCTATTTAGCAAGCCAGCACTTGGTTGCACAAACGGTGCTTGGCTCAGGCACTGTCTCGGGGGTATATCCAGGCAGCTTCatccaaatcttttttttttttttttttttttttttttaagatacagtTTGGCAGCTCAAAGCCCGTTGTGTAACTCGTGCCCAGGGTGAAACCCTCACCCAACTCCTGCCTGCCCTTGGCCAGCAAATTCTTACTGCCTGGGGGTGTCCCCCACCTTCCCAGGCTTCACCCAGCTCCccctatttattttattttttatttttagcatctCTTCACCCTGGCCATGTGCTGGgagttttcttttctcagcctcttccaTCACCACCTTTTCattgtttatttctgtgtttgagcCATCCTGgcttggcagcagctctggctcctggGATGATGTCCCCACACTCCCAGGGCACAGAGGGCCTGGGATATTTTTCCTTGTGCCACCAAAGTGATGGAGAGCTGGATGTCACCTGCTGGTTTGTGGTGACTGGTGAGTCCCTTCCTTGGCAGCAccttttgtggtggtttttttttttttgtcctttttttgtgtgtggtggtgctgcagggagatgattctggagctccccaggaTGCTTTCAAGCCCTTGATCTTTATCTCTACCTGATAAAACCAGCCCATTTCCCTTTTTCAATGGAGGCTGAAGGTTGGTTTGGATTTGCCACGGGCCACAAACTGGTGCTGGGCTCAGTTTGGAGTCATCTGAGCCCCTGTGTTTATCTGCCACTGTTTATCTGCTCCTGCATGGGTTGGATCACCACCAAACCCAGTGAGTGTCTGGCACACAAACCCCAGAGCCAAGGACCCAGGAATCCCTGGCACGTCAAGGGTGAACACCAGGGCTGtcaaaaagcatatttttaaccCTCAGCTTCCCCCCTTAAGTTACCTGGGGACCTCCCAAAGGCAGGGGGTGATGGCAGCAGGGTGCAGGGTGGTGGGGGCACAGGGAAAGGCTGCTGGATCCACTCAtggaattttccttttgttttccagcGGAGCAGAGTCCCTTTCTTCAGATGAAAAAGGTATGGTCATGGGAGGAAGGGGGATTTGTTAAGAGAAATGCCCATCCTTCAGCATGGAAATGACCATTTTATGACTGCTGGGCACCCACAGGACAAATCTGTTGGGTTGGGTGCCAGGAATAAATTCTgtaccatgagggtggtgggaccatggcagaggttgcccagggagatggttgaggtctcatccctggaaatattcaaggtgaggtttgaggatgctctgagcaccctgatctgggtgagggtgtccctgagactgcaggagggttggactggatggccctgagaggtcccttccaacccaaattattctgtgattctataaagctgggagaggtttttttacaagggcagggagtggtaggacaagggggaacAGTTTCCAAAGTGATTTCACTGATGGTACAAGCCTGAGAGGAGTGGCTGTCACACCAGGAGGatgtgctgccatccagcatgacctggaaaagctggaaagttgggcagggaggaacctaatgaggttcaacaagggcAAATGGAAAGCAGCCCAGAGGAGGAGGATCTTGGACTCCTGATAGGCAATAAATGAACTCTGAGCTCCTcttgtgtccttgtggccacaTCCAGCGGTGTCCTggctgcagtcctgtgtaatgtgctcttgGTGATCCTGGTTTACCctggactaggtgatctccagaggtcccatCCAGCTCCACTGGTTCTGTGGAAAAGGGGGAGATTGAGATGACATCTTGGGAAGAAAATCTTcggggtgagggtgctgagcccctggtttcccagggaagctctggctgccccatccctggcagtgttgaaggttggatggggcttggagcaccctgggctgtgggaggtgtccctgcccacggcaggggtggcactgggtgagctttaaggtcccttccatcccagccCAGTCTGGGATCCTGTAACACCTTAGTGCAATTTATAAAcgttttgatttttttttttctaatactaGTTTTGAAGTTTCATatccttttgctgtttattccctttttctctcccacatCATCCAGAGCCCTCAAGAGAAGCATTAAATCTCTCTCACCTTTCTCTTGCAGAGGTgacagccagcagcacaggggaagagGGCTCAGCCGAGGAGCACCCAGCAGGTGAGCACACAGGAGGATGAGGACTGGGGTGGGCTGGGTGGCCTTGCACCCCCCCATTTCCCCACACCAGGACAAAACCAGGGTGCAGGCACTGCTGCAACTCCTCAGGTCACTTGCTGTGCTTCTCTTAACTTGGGGTTGTCAGAATAATTCAGTGAAGCCACGGGTGGCTCATCCCCTGGGTCACCTCACCGGTGGGACACACCAGCTCCCAGTGATGCTTCTCCCACCTCACTTGCATGTCCTGGGAAATGATGATTTAACTGGGATGGCTGAAGCTCCAGAAGAATCACAGGCTGTGTAAAACACTGAATTGAACATCACAACCTCAAAGGGGCTGGATGACCCTGGAGTCCTGCCTGATGCTGGGGTTTGGTGCTCCCCAGTGCCTCTGGGCTGGGTAGAtttgggttaatggttggactcagtgattttaaagctgtttttttccccagtatttttttttctgctgttataTTATTCAGCTAGATGTATTTAAACTTCTGGCTGCATCCTTCTACtgcctttatttcattttccctgtGCCTAATGGGGTGTCATTTTGTTAAGGAGAGGACGGTTCCgaaagcagctccagcagtaGCTCAGAAGAGGATTCAGGTGAGCACCACCTCtctctttatatatatttccacCCTTTTGGAGACACACTTTGGTTTAAGCCAGCTGCTTTTCATGGGAATAGCCTCGGGGTTGCTGTGTAAGACTCggaaaagcagaaggatgtTTTTGTGGGCAGATGATTTTCTAACCGCTGGAGGAAAGAccagaggaaggagcagctccTGTTGCTGCAGCCCCACAGACACAATCCCCACAGATGCTTTTATACCACAGCATTTGTCCGAGCACTGAGGGGCTGTAAATCTGCTCCAAAATTGGCAGCAAGAGTGGCAAAACAGGATGGACAGGAAAAGAATCAAAGGAAGCCTTTGGTGCTGCTGAAAAGCCCGCGGGCTTGTGCTGACGTGGGTTCCCCCCCTCCTGACATCCCCCCCAGCAGTTTATTGGGGTTTTAGGCAAGATTGAGAGAGTCTTGAATGGAATAATTAGGaagtttttttctcagcagattCGGAGGAGTCGGATGGCAGAAGGTTGGGTGagtgttggtttggtttatcCCTCCTCTGAGCctggcagggagagagagagaggatgcTCAGGGGTGGGAGTGCTGGGAATGTCACTGAGGGCTGGCCCAGCCATCACCTCTGTGGCCATCAAGAAATAAACCTGCTGGAGAGCTTATGAAGGGTATCTGGGGGGGTTTGGTGTCCTGGGGTGACTTTGGGACAGTCCCCTGCTTGCAGAGAGCAGGGTGTTGGTGGCATTGGGTGGCACAGTGCCCAAGCCACTTCATTCTGATGGCCAACAGGTCCTTGGCACAACACCCCCTGCCAAATCCACCTCTGGGGCTGAAAGTTTGTCagctctgcttgctttctgGTGTGCTGAGGGTTAGCAAGGAGGATTCAGGCACTTTTAGGTCACTTTAGGGACAAATAAGCTGCCCTGGCCTGGTTGCCTGCTCCCTGGGAAGTGCTTCCACACCAGGTGGTAAAACTTTGGATGTGGCACAAGGAGACTCTTCCTGGGgatgaaaatgtttgttttgttttttttttccacccctgtaaaacattttccatgATTTAGGGGCCAGTGATGAGCTTTTGGCTAGTGATTTCTCCTGATCTTTGGCTTCATCCCCACGCTGTGTGAAGCCTGTGCACTCTGGGATGTCAGTGAATGTACAAGGACCTGGGAATACTCTCTTTGGGTTTTTATGCACCTGAGCAAATTATTTTGGTGGGTTGTCCATGCTGAATAAGGGAGCAGAAACCCACGGGACTGAGTTATTTGCTGCAAGCTTCTTTTgcaggtgaggaagaggaggagaaggaatcACTGCCGTGCTGCAATGAATCAGGTAATAAAAGATCTCTTGGggatggtttgtttgttgttttttttttcctgaatgtttaattactttgcttttaatGAGCTGATCTTCCTGGTTTCTCAGTAGGAGTGACCAGCCTGCCACCTTGTGAgcactgcagaaatgaaaatgtatgtaaaaaaaaaaccccacaaaaccaacccaaccccacaACCCCTGTATTCAGTATCAAATAATCTGCAAGTTGTGATTCTCCTCTCTCATCACCTTTTAGAAATACgtgtttaaaattttattgtaGGAGCAGAAGGAGCTAGTGACCCCCAGGAGATTTGCTGGAGGACAACATGTgtatggttttggtttggttttgtttttatttttaatatagtgGGCATACATTTATATTGTTCTCATCAAGATATTTCTCTCTTCAGtttaagtggggaaaaaagactAATTTCCTGCACAAATATGCTTGGAGTTATAATGGATGCTCTGAaatccttaaaaataaacaatttggAGCAGCTGCCTGAATGTCCTGGTCCAAGAAAGCTCTTAGGACAGcttcctgcctgcctcctcTGGCTGTAATCATTAACACTGGGCacagttttcagttttccatgtttttttttttttagcctggcCACACATGAAAGGTCTTGCCCTGTTTGCAGGAATGCTCATCCTCCCCTTTTGTCCTCCCTCTCATGTCTGGTGGTgttggggatgctgctggggggagctgggctgagccCTGGGTCTGCTTTGTTGGCATGGAAGGAAATGTTATGCAAAAATGCTCCTCACAGTTATTTTGCATGGGCTGGCCAGGTCTTCCCAGCTGGTTTTTAACACCCCAGTGacagttaaaaattattaaaatgattGTGccttctgtgctctgcagatAAAGTGCCCTGTGGGAAGGGAGGTGCTCTGCTACCCCTTGCCAGCCACGTTTTTTCTGGTATGAGGAAACTCATCTGTTAgtttagaagaaacttcttggCTGGAAGGGTTATTTAGCACTCAACCAAGGGGTTGGTttgaatccccatccctggaggtgctggaaaGCTGTGTGGGTGTGATGCTGATGGCCATGGGTTAGCTCTGGGCTGGGTCGAGTTGGGTTAATGCTTGGACTCTGatgattttaaagctttttttttcccaaccagGAACCTTCTGTGAGTGTGCAAACTAACATGGTGGGTCTTGCCCTGCAGGGTGCagctggaggctgaggggaTGTACCAGTGCAGCCTCACAGGCTTGATTTTTGAGGTGTCTGGGGCTGTGAAAATCACCTATTCCCTCTTATCCTGGAGCAAATACGCCGGGCTGGTGAAGAAGCCATGGATTGTGGGGGGCCCCCTCTTTGACCTGCATTGTGATTCCATCTCCTCCCTCACCTCCATCCACTTCCCCCACTCCCTCTGCCTGGGAGGTGAGTCCTGGCCAGCAGCCTGGTGGCCCTTGGGGGAGCTCTGGGTTGtgtttccccctccccctccaaGCTGTGATGAGGTCCCCGTTGTCCCCACAGGTCAGGGAGGTGGCATGGCCTTCAAGGTGTTTCACCTCAAAGGGGAGAAGGTGGCCATGGAACCCTCTGTGGAGTACTCAGCCTCCCATGTCAAGTGGCTGGTGAGCTCCTTGTCACCCGTGGGACCTCTGATCCAGGGCTTGGAGCCCCTCTGCCACCACGGTGCTGTCATCCTCTACAAAGCTGTTGATGAGCATCCCTCCTTGTCCTTTCGGGTCTACGTGGCCACAAACAATGACTCCTTAATCAAGGTAGTGGGGGGGATGTCCTGGAGAAATCTcagctgggtgggtgggtggggatggggagagggaagggatggtcatcccagcagggtggggatggggagagggaagagatggTCATCCCAgcagggtgggtggggatggggatgaggatgaagaAATCTTCATCCCAGCAGGGtgagtggggatggggagagggaagggatgttCATCCCAgcagggtgggtggggatggggatgaagaGATCTTCATCCCAGCaggggggatggggatggggatgaagaGATCTTCATCCCAGCaaggtgggtgggtggggatgagAATGAAGAGATCTTCATCTCCCACCCTGGGGTTTGCAGGCAAAGCTCTGGGGAAATGTTTATATCAAAATGATAACTGGATGGGaaggggattctccccctctgctccactctggtggGACCTTCCCCCTCCTGCAGTCCTGAGGTCCTCAACACAAAAAGGCTGGGGAGGAGTTGTATGGGTCCAGAAgaggccatggagatgctgggagggctggggaagctctggagccaggctgggaattgggggtgttcagcctggagaggagaaggatgaaatggggagaccttggagcagcttccagtgcctgaaggggctccaggaaagctggggagggactctGGATAAAAGCATGGAgtgagggggaatggctttgaactgggagagaggagattgagatgagatctgatggagaaatcctttggggtgagggtgctgagcccctgccccaggtttcccagagaagctgtgactgccctatccctggaaacattccaggtcaggctggatggggcttggagcatcctggaaTGTGGGAGGTTAccccccatggcagggggttagGACTAGGTGGttttccaggtcccttccagcccaaactcCTCTGAGATCTATGAGTCTGTGTTTCTATATAATGGGACTTCCCTACAGAGAAGGGCTGCCACATTAGGATGTAGTTTTTAAGGAGCTCACTCACAAGCTACTATAGGAAAGATATAAAACCTCAAAAACCCTCCAAAATCCACAGTCCTCAGGACACGTTCCTGGAAGAGCTTCTTGTCCTCTCCCCCATTCCCCACTCCAATACGTAGGgaaacacagcaacaaaaccctGGCCTTTTCTTGGGGTTGCAGTCCTTTTAGTGCACAGCTTTCCAAAAAGTTTGTCCCAGGAACAGGTCGTGGTCATTGCAGAGAGCTGGGGTCAGAAAACAACCCCAGGAGCCACTCTCAGCAGAGATTTGAACTGTTAACTCCTTTCCTGAGCTGAATAACCTTTTGAtcatcttttttaaattttaggaTATCATAAGAGATGTAAAACACtcaaataagaaattaattaaaattgaCAAGCCCCCTGCATGCCAGAAATTactgcaggaaggaaagagatATAGATTAGTTTGTGAGCCAGAAGCTGAAGTGACTCCTGAGGTAAGTCCCTTTCACAACCTCCATCTCATGTTTGGGtcagaaacacagcagaaaaagaagtttttcctgtgAATTCCTGCATTTTAAGGACATTTTTTCACCTCCATTTGCCAtccctgcagaaagcagctgcc is a genomic window containing:
- the CARD8 gene encoding caspase recruitment domain-containing protein 8 isoform X1, yielding MSGRGLEPDSGAESLSSDEKEVTASSTGEEGSAEEHPAGEDGSESSSSSSSEEDSDSEESDGRRLGEEEEEKESLPCCNESVGVTSLPPCEHCRNENEQKELVTPRRFAGGQHVVQLEAEGMYQCSLTGLIFEVSGAVKITYSLLSWSKYAGLVKKPWIVGGPLFDLHCDSISSLTSIHFPHSLCLGGQGGGMAFKVFHLKGEKVAMEPSVEYSASHVKWLVSSLSPVGPLIQGLEPLCHHGAVILYKAVDEHPSLSFRVYVATNNDSLIKDIIRDVKHSNKKLIKIDKPPACQKLLQEGKRYRLVCEPEAEVTPEEMEFVDGSLLKLKNYIEVYLEKPEDFTMSLVELDSEETVWKAKLRERDWIRYDQNKNEQKRSTGSVKKRKPSSGILEEGVLCSKKQKTNSSAGGLGPKNLTDQQLMVIAKLFGRQWREIAIECLQVEMKEIEQIQAEEEDVNIQKFLVLSKWREREQSNGTAAALHSSLQQAASYEILQTLRDFSARC
- the CARD8 gene encoding caspase recruitment domain-containing protein 8 isoform X2 encodes the protein MSGRGLEPDSGAESLSSDEKEVTASSTGEEGSAEEHPAGEDGSESSSSSSSEEDSDSEESDGRRLGEEEEEKESLPCCNESGVTSLPPCEHCRNENEQKELVTPRRFAGGQHVVQLEAEGMYQCSLTGLIFEVSGAVKITYSLLSWSKYAGLVKKPWIVGGPLFDLHCDSISSLTSIHFPHSLCLGGQGGGMAFKVFHLKGEKVAMEPSVEYSASHVKWLVSSLSPVGPLIQGLEPLCHHGAVILYKAVDEHPSLSFRVYVATNNDSLIKDIIRDVKHSNKKLIKIDKPPACQKLLQEGKRYRLVCEPEAEVTPEEMEFVDGSLLKLKNYIEVYLEKPEDFTMSLVELDSEETVWKAKLRERDWIRYDQNKNEQKRSTGSVKKRKPSSGILEEGVLCSKKQKTNSSAGGLGPKNLTDQQLMVIAKLFGRQWREIAIECLQVEMKEIEQIQAEEEDVNIQKFLVLSKWREREQSNGTAAALHSSLQQAASYEILQTLRDFSARC